One Fusarium poae strain DAOMC 252244 chromosome 4, whole genome shotgun sequence DNA window includes the following coding sequences:
- a CDS encoding hypothetical protein (TransMembrane:1 (o20-39i)), with protein sequence MSAASSMDVGPELLARLPALTSPLGIASVAAILLVALFITEKILSVPYPPGIPLIREPEGARRFSLRTRWQYLTNCQPMFYEAYHQYLKQGKAVVLPGFGVRIEVLLPQNQMKWTMSQPDHVLDQGKAFAEIDQVSWSLGHDKYVVDAWQGLIVKYEMNRAIEVVANSMKDELREVFDEQFGTDTENWKKIDLTPTVKMIIAQAASRFTVGVPLCRNKEYLQNALDTNELFILNAGLTGGLPRIFQPFTGTLFGWLVGSKVSQLKKWVVPLLKQRVDKAKNHPEEPEPQDLLQMMIKYALRERQDEVEDWDSMARRVVAQNFGAIHNTQLQVINLLLNVIGSDAEFNTISVLRDEMDRLLGSDDTGNWTKSAIQSMTRADSVSRESIRLGSFGGRAVFRKVMTDDFKTQDGHHLPKGTLLSFISFPAHTDEELYEDGLKYDPFRFSRVREEAASRGDKAPPVTFVTTSPEFLTFGHGKHACPGRFLIDFEMKMILAYIVKNYDIKFPDEYEGKRPSNYWIAEANNPPSGVHIMVKRRGQK encoded by the exons ATGTCTGCTGCTTCTAGTATGGACGTAGGTCCTGAGCTGCTGGCTCGTCTGCCCGCTCTGACGAGTCCTCTAGGCATTGCCTCTGTCGCTGCTATTTTACTTGTTGCTCTTTTTATTACCGAGAAAATCCTCAGTGTGCCTTATCCCCCGGGTATTCCCCTAATTAGAGAGCCTGAAGGTGCTCGTCGCTTCAGTCTACGTACGCGATGGCAGTACTTAACCAATTGCCAACCCATGTTTTATGAAGCATACCATCAA TATCTTAAACAAGGAAAAGCAGTCGTTCTTCCTGGTTTTGGTGTCAGAATAGAAGTCTTGCTTCCCCAGAACCAGATGAAATGGACCATGAGCCAGCCCGACCATGTTCTTGACCAAGGAAAAGCTTTTGCTGAGATTGACCAAGTCTCTTGGTCGCTCGGACACGATAAATATGTCGTCGATGCCTGGCAGGGACTGATTGTCAAGTACGAGATGAACCGCGCAATCGAGGTTGTCGCCAACAGCATGAAAGATGAGCTGCGCGAAGTGTTTGATGAGCAATTCGGTACAGACACGGAGAACTGGAAGAAGATTGACCTTACACCAACAGTCAAGATGATCATTGCGCAAGCTGCTAGTCGCTTTACCGTCGGAGTGCCTCTCT GCCGCAACAAGGAGTACCTTCAAAATGCCCTCGACACAAATGAACTCTTCATATTGAATGCGGGTCTAACAGGAGGTCTACCGCGCATCTTCCAACCCTTCACAGGTACCCTCTTTGGCTGGCTGGTCGGTAGCAAAGTGTCGCAGCTCAAGAAGTGGGTTGTTCCTCTCTTGAAGCAACGCGtcgacaaggccaagaaccACCCGGAAGAGCCGGAACCACAGGATTTACTACAAATGATGATCAAATATGCCCTCCGCGAAAGACAAGACGAGGTAGAGGACTGGGATAGCATGGCGCGACGTGTTGTGGCCCAAAACTTTGGTGCTATCCACAACACCCAACTCCAGGTCATCAATCTGCTGCTCAACGTTATTGGCTCTGATGCCGAGTTCAACACTATTTCTGTTCTGCGAGATGAGATGGACCGTCTTCTTGGCTCCGATGACACGGGCAACTGGACAAAGAGCGCCATTCAATCCATGACCCGCGCCGACAGTGTGTCTAGAGAGTCAATCCGCCTCGGCTCTTTTGGTGGACGCGCCGTCTTCCGAAAGGTAATGACCGATGACTTCAAGACACAAGATGGCCACCATCTTCCGAAAGGAACTTTGCTTTCCTTCATCAGCTTCCCCGCACACACCGACGAAGAACTCTACGAAGACGGCCTCAAGTACGATCCCTTCCGCTTCTCCCGCGTACGTGAAGAGGCTGCTAGTCGCGGCGACAAGGCGCCTCCTGTTACATTTGTCACCACGTCTCCAGAGTTCTTGACCTTTGGACATGGAAAGCACGCGTGTCCTGGACGCTTCCTAATTGACTttgagatgaagatgattcTGGCTTATATTGTTAAGAACTACGACATCAAGTTTCCGGACGAGTATGAAGGCAAGAGGCCTTCTAATTATTGGATTGCCGAGGCGAATAATCCGCCAAGTGGTGTGCATATTATGGTTAAGAGACGAGGACAGAAGTAG
- a CDS encoding hypothetical protein (BUSCO:45093at5125), translating into MASDKPFKAALIIVDFQEDFCPPNGSLAVPEGRTIAPTINTLTTLPFHLILATKDFHPPNHISFASNHPSSTPYTSTTTITHPRDSSRSYETTLWPIHCVQGTPGADLVPELDVSRLHAVIEKGQDKNVEMYSAFYDPFKVSDSGLAGMLGEQQITDVFVVGLAADFCVKATAEDAVKEGYSAWIVNEGTKPVMPDKWEECRRGMEEKGIKFTSVTDAVDKLTSPKP; encoded by the exons ATGGCGAGCGATAAACCCTTCAAAGCCGCTCTCATTATTGTCGACTTTCAAGAAGACTTTTGTCCGCCT AACGGCTCCCTCGCTGTCCCAGAAGGCCGCACCATCGCACCTACAATCAACACCCTGACAACCCTCCCCTTCCATCTCATCCTCGCGACAAAAGACTTTCACCCGCCCAATCACATCTCCTTCGCGAGTAACCAcccatcatcaacaccataCACATCCACAACGACAATCACGCACCCGCGTGACTCCTCCCGCAGCTACGAAACCACCCTATGGCCCATCCACTGCGTCCAAGGAACCCCCGGCGCTGATTTGGTCCCTGAGCTAGACGTCTCGCGGCTGCACGCTGTTATTGAAAAGGGCCAGGATAAGAATGTTGAGATGTACAGTGCATTTTACGATCCCTTCAAAGTGAGTGATAGTGGTCTTGCTGGGATGTTGGGCGAGCAGCAGATTACGGATGTCTTTGTCGTTGGATTGGCAGCAGATTTTTGTGTCAAGGCTACGGCTGAGGATGCGGTTAAAGAAGGTTATTCCGCATGGATAGTAAATGAGGGCACAAAGCCCGTTATGCCTGACAAGTGGGAAGAGTGTAGAAGGGGTATGGAGGAGAAGGGTATCAAGTTCACATCAGTCACGGATGCAGTGGACAAGCTCACTAGTCCTAAGccttag
- a CDS encoding hypothetical protein (TransMembrane:7 (i38-65o71-97i118-142o171-190i199-217o223-242i249-268o)), whose product MHKPTIDVSSPAAYSPAETAELICRAGVKKGRSRPDKVFLSGISGGCILSFGCAVSLTVLTAPWYQENAPGLIKIVGAMVFPLGLVTVILTGADLFTSTNLFTFVAVLNGRLSVWRMLLHWFLCFFGNLGGCLFIMAVIVGYGDILDGEPYKEEIIAYATKKQITPEAHQIFIRAIGCNWLVCLACFLGVQAKDLTSKVIGMWIPVFAFVALGFDHVVANMFFIPLGIWMGTPGLTIGLYIWKGMIPALFGNILGGSLCCGVYFWWMYLADVDDEHEPQDKGILSHSGHDSPSDEESQIESR is encoded by the exons ATGCATAAGCCGACAATTGATGTGTCTAGCCCAGCGGCTTATTCACCAGCTGAAACAGCAGAGCTTATCTGCAGGGCTGGTGTAAAGAAAGGAAGATCAAGACCCGACAAAGTATTTTTGTCTGGAATTTCTGGAGGCTGTATTCTCTCTTTTGGATGTGCTGTTTCATTGACGGTTTTGACGGCGCCGTGGTACCAGGAGAATGCACCGGGTTTAATCAAGATCGTTGGAGCCATGGTATTCCCATTGGGCTTGGTGACGGTCATATTAACGGGTGCTGATCTATTTACTTCTACGAACTTG TTCACCTTTGTTGCTGTCCTCAATGGGAGATTATCAGTATGGAGAATGTTGCTACATTGGTTCCTTTGTTTCTTTGGAAATCTCGGAGGCTGTCTCTTTATCATGGCAGTCATTGTTGGAT ACGGAGACATCTTGGATGGTGAGCCATATAAAGAAGAAATCATCGCCTACgcaacaaagaaacaaatcACCCCCGAGGCCCATCAAATCTTCATTCGAGCCATTGGATGCAACTGGCTCGTTTGCCTGGCCTGTTTCCTCGGTGTCCAAGCCAAAGACCTAACCTCAAAAGTCATTGGCATGTGGATTCCCGTCTTTGCCTTTGTCGCTCTTGGTTTCGATCACGTTGTTGCAAACATGTTCTTCATACCCTTGGGCATCTGGATGGGCACCCCTGGTCTAACTATCGGCCTTTATATCTGGAAGG GCATGATTCCCGCTCTTTTTGGTAACATTCTTGGAGGCAGTTTATGCTGCGGAGTGTATTTCTGGTGGATGTACTTGGCGGATGTGGACGATGAGCATGAGCCTCAAGACAAGGGTATTCTTTCTCACTCTGGGCATGACAGTCCATCAGATGAAGAAAGTCAGATAGAGTCACGGTAA
- a CDS encoding hypothetical protein (TransMembrane:6 (o25-46i58-76o88-106i113-131o137-158i170-190o)) — protein MVEPFWGPQTSYLNFCEEDYTITRYIAEFINTISSLTYVAYGLYGLLTSPKFPTGPRLISYCGLMGVGICSAGYHMTLKYHTQMSDELSMHLLTTPLIYRLLTFKASPEKTRLIGTILSILFTIVMVTHMVMDEFLLHATTFGLGVYIIATRVLKVIPQQVKDPVTKKKFQNIAVLGLGSFVFGYVVWLIDEFACRYLTSARHTIGLPFAFLLELHGWWHVLTAIGGYTAVAVIDVVTTGVVTDDPTDTFAWPVPLAVKLMSGKSSSVKQG, from the exons ATGGTTGAACCGTTTTGGGGTCCTCAGACCTCTTATCTAAA TTTCTGTGAAGAG GATTATACGATTACTCGATACATCGCAGAGTTCATCAATACTATCAGTAGTCTCACATATG TGGCATATGGACTCTATGGCTTGTTGACCTCCCCCAAGTTCCCCACGGGCCCCCGGTTGATCTCATACTGTGGACTCATGGGTGTTGGAATTTGTTCTGCTGGCTATCACATGACGTTGAAGTATCATACTCAAATGT CTGATGAACTGTCGATGCACTTGCTCACCACACCTCTTATCTACCGTCTCCTAACGTTCAAAGCTTCACCTGAAAAGACTCGACTCATCGGCACCATACTATCGATACTTTTCACTATTGTTATGGTTACACACATGGTCATGGATGAATTTCTGTTGCACGCTACTACCTTTGGTTTGGGCGTATACATTATCGCTACCCGGGTATTGAAGGTCATTCCACAGCAGGTGAAAGATCCtgtcaccaagaagaagtttCAAAATATTGCtgtccttggtcttg GATCTTTTGTTTTTGGCTATGTCGTCTGGTTGATCGATGAGTTCGCCTGTCGTTATCTGACCAGTGCACGGCATACCATTGGCCTGCCTTTTGCCTTTCTGCTCGAACTACATGGATG GTGGCATGTTCTCACTGCCATTGGAGGATACACTGCTGTTGCAGTCATCGACGTGGTCACAACAGGAGTAGTAACGGATGATCCAACCGATACCTTTGCTTGGCCAGTTCCTCTTGCGGTAAAGCTTATGTCTGGGAAGTCTAGTTCCGTGAAGCAAGGGTAG
- a CDS encoding hypothetical protein (SECRETED:SignalP(1-29)), with protein MPIPLLKQYLPISLALLLFYGSASRFTHGATSTASFYQYQNDRSPDDGSTTSRIIPICDLLIGTAILRRGLSRKIATCLVATTISSVAVQRFLAGLNCRGDVFQAVWATVTAATVCMYP; from the coding sequence ATGCCAATTCCTCTCTTGAAACAATATCTTCCAATCTCTCTCGCTCTGCTCCTCTTCTACGGCAGTGCCTCTCGCTTCACCCATGGTGCAACATCAACCGCATCTTTCTACCAATATCAGAACGACCGAAGTCCTGACGACGGTTCAACCACATCTCGAATAATTCCCATTTGCGATCTTCTCATTGGAACTGCTATCCTCCGGCGGGGTCTGTCGCGCAAAATTGCCACATGCTTAGTAGCTACCACCATTAGCTCCGTGGCTGTTCAGCGTTTCTTGGCTGGTTTGAATTGTCGTGGAGATGTCTTTCAGGCTGTTTGGGCAACAGTGACGGCTGCTACTGTTTGCATGTACCCCTAG
- a CDS encoding hypothetical protein (TransMembrane:1 (i142-163o)), with protein MALLTDLPNELLHEIMVIASKDGFHHKRLKNFALVNKQLRTVAFPLLVRLWNNYYGKPKLGLLALHLLRYPQHRSQLRTLIFQNYYADKGSQSPSGYRATFYQTLPHRPEILNELAEEAKRTLPDLAESSEGWIDRIRQGQVGAILALILAWATSLTTVYLYFRGIYESADKDLVGRCLSRQTRVRFVSCCIGYFLPLPRNMESFAPGTFVSILPGSLETCHLDWQMRHAISQHLEARPDSRYNRGQAHSCIMKAIYMLLQEAGPGRKFSKLRNIDFSLLGINVWSKPTLDKAVEELNKVVELAKSRGVELDYYDYTDKEYRTTAVCVSTCDT; from the coding sequence ATGGCTCTCTTGACAGACCTTCCCAATGAGCTGCTTCACGAAATAATGGTTATCGCTTCCAAAGACGGCTTTCACCACAAGCGTCTTAAGAATTTTGCTCTTGTAAACAAGCAACTTCGAACAGTCGCCTTCCCTCTGCTCGTTCGTTTGTGGAATAATTACTATGGTAAACCCAAACTTGGTTTACTGGCTTTACATCTTTTACGATACCCTCAGCATAGATCTCAACTTAGGACGCTGATTTTTCAGAACTATTATGCCGACAAGGGTTCTCAGTCTCCCAGTGGCTATCGCGCTACCTTTTACCAGACATTGCCACATCGACCAGAAATCTTGAACGAGCTGGCAGAAGAAGCCAAAAGAACTCTACCGGATCTTGCAGAGTCTAGCGAGGGTTGGATCGATCGTATTAGGCAGGGTCAGGTAGGCGCCATTTTGGCGCTGATCCTTGCTTGGGCGACAAGCTTGACCACtgtatatctttattttcgAGGGATCTACGAGTCTGCCGACAAGGATTTGGTAGGCCGCTGTTTATCACGTCAAACCCGGGTCAGATTCGTCTCATGCTGTATTGGATATTTTCTTCCACTGCCTCGAAATATGGAGTCATTCGCGCCAGGCACTTTCGTCTCCATACTACCAGGGTCTCTGGAAACTTGTCATTTAGACTGGCAGATGCGTCATGCCATATCACAACATCTGGAGGCACGCCCGGACAGCAGGTATAACAGGGGTCAGGCCCACTCATGCATCATGAAAGCCATTTATATGTTACTACAGGAAGCTGGACCGGGACGCAAGTTCAGCAAGCTGCGCAACATCGACTTCAGCTTGCTCGGTATCAACGTCTGGTCGAAGCCAACGTTGGACAAGGCTGTTGAAGAGTTGAACAAGGTTGTTGAACTCGCAAAGTCTAGAGGCGTTGAACTTGATTACTATGACTACACCGACAAGGAGTACCGTACTACAGCTGTCTGTGTATCGACCTGTGATACATAA